CGCGCCGGGGCTCGCTCACGCGACCGATGAGCACTTCCGGGTCGAAGCGGCCGCTGAAAGGATCTCGACCGGCCGCGACGACGGAGCTGCCGTCGGCATCGTGGAAGTACACGGTCGACTCTTCCGCGCCGTACGCGCGCGCTGTCGCGTCGGCGAGAAGTTCGGCAAGGCGTTGCTCGGTCGTCGCGGTGGCGAACGCCACCGATGAGTCCATGATGAGCTCGAGTCGTGCACGGGTGCGGTCGGCGAGCGCGTACCGTCGCCGCAGGCTGCTGAGCGCACGCCACCGCTCGGATGCCTCCGACAGGACCAGGACGTCAGCTTCGCCGGCGCAATGGCGGCTCATCATGACGGCTCGCTCCGGCGCATCCCGCGAGAGCATCACCCACGGGCCGGCTGCGTCGGTTTTGGAGAGGAGGTCCTCACGAGCGTGCACGACGAACTCGTCGATCGAGCGGCCGACCACGTTCTCCGGCGTCGTCCCCGCCCACTCGGCGAACCAGGCATTCGCATCAGCGATGATGCCCTGCCTGGCGTGCACCAGCCCTACCGGCAGCGCATCCGCTTCACTCACCACATCGCCCCCGTCACGCGTCTGAATTCCGAGCGTCGAGGCGGGCCGAGCGGCCCTGCTTTTCCACACGTATCGATTCACGAGTTTATCAGGGTGTTATTGCAGTTCTATTCGATCTCTAAGGGAGATTCACAGGATGCCGCGACCGGCCCGATTCTCATCGCAACGGCACACCAGCCCCGACCCGCCCGAGCGCCGCCACAGCCCTACCCACGTCCGCACCCGAATTCAAGCCCGTGCCGCCCGGCATCCCGCCGCTCCTAATCTGAGCCCATGTCGCGCCCCTCTGAGCGATCCGCAATGTCCCGGCCCGCTGAGCCGACGCCGATCGCCGACTATGCGATGGTGGGCGATCTGCACGCCGCGGCGCTCATTTCGACATGGGGGAGCATCGACTGGCTGTGCCTTCCGCGCTTCGATTCGCCGGCGTTCTTCGCCGCGCTCCTCGACAGCGGGGATGCCGGGAGGTGGGCGCTCTCGCCGAGCGACGACGCCGGCGAGGTCGTCGACGTGAGCCGCTCGTACCTGCCCGGCACCTTCGTGCTGCTGACACGGTGGCAGACGGCCGAGGGCGAGGCGGAGGTCTGGGACTTCATGCCGCTCGGCGATCAACGTCCGAACCTGGTGCGGCGCATCCGCGGCGTGCGCGGGACGGTCCGCTTCCGCGAGGAGTTCGCGATCCGCTTCGACTACGGCGCGGCCATTCCGTGGCTCCGGCAGACGAGGTACAGCGACGAACCCGCGCTGCTCGCGACGGCGGGCCCCTCGACCGTCATCCGTCGCGGGCCCCAACTGCGTCCGGTCGGCCACACCCATGTGGGCGAATACGACGTAGGCCCCGGCGAGGTGATCGACCTCGTCCTCACCGGCTACCCCTCTCATCGCCAGCCTCCGCCGCCGATCGACGTCGACGATGCACTGCAGCTGACCATCGACTGGTGGCGGGACTGGTCAGCGCGCAGCGAACCGCCGAGCCCCTATGACGACACGGTCCAGAGATCGCTGCTCGTCCTCAGAGCGCTGACCGACGAAGACACCGGGGGCATCTCGGCGGCCGCCACGACGAGCCTCCCCGAGACCGACGGTGGGAGCCGCAACTGGGACTACCGCTACGTCTGGCTTCGGGATGCCGCTCTGACGATCAGCGTTCTGCTCACTCACGGCTACCGGGCCGAGGCTGAAGAATGGCGTGGCTGGCTGCTGCGCGCCATCGCCGGCGATCCCAGCGATGTGCAGATCATGTACGGGATCGGCGGCGAACGACGCCTCCACGAGTACGAGATCCCCGAGCTCTCGGGGTACGGCGGGGCACAGCCGGTGCGCATCGGGAACGCCGCGTACGAGCAGCGGCAATGGGACATCTTCGGCGAGGTGATGGTCGCCCTGCACGGGGCCCGCGCTGCGGGACTCGCCGAGACCGAGGCCTCCTGGCCCCTCCAGCAGGCGCTGCTGGCGTTTCTCGCCGACAACTGGCAGAACCCCGACCGCGGCATCTGGGAGATCCGGGGCGAGGAGCAGTACTTCACCCACTCCCGGGCGATGGTGTGGGCGGCCTTCGACCGCGGGGTGCGCGCCGTGCGGGAGTTCGGCCTTCCGGGTGAGGCCGAGAAATGGGCCGCGCTCGCCGACGAGGTGCGCAAGGAGATCTTCGACCGCGGCTTCGACGCGGAGCGCAAGACCTTCGTGCAGCACTACGACTCGCCCGAGGTCGATGCGGCGCTGCTGCAGCTGCCGCAGATCGGCTTCGTCGAGGCGGACGACCCGCGGATGCTGGGCACCGTCGCGGCGATCGAGGCCGACCTCATGCGCGACGGCCTGCTGCTGCGGTACCGCACGACGAGCGGCGTGGACGGACTCGAGGGGGAGGAGCATCCGTTCCTCGCGTGCTCGTTCTGGCTCGTCGAGCAGTATGCCGCCTCCGGCCGGGTCCGCCATGCCCGGGCGCTCATGGACCGGCTGACCTCGTTCGTCAACGACGTCGGGCTGCTCAGCGAGCAGTACGACCCGATCGAAGAGCGGCAGATGGGCAACACCCCGCAGGCGTTGTCGCATCTCGCCCTCGTCCGCGCGGCCGATGCCATCGCCGCGGCTGAGAAGGGTCTCTCCGCCGAGCTGCCGAACGTGCGCGGCGAGTCCGAAGGCAGTCAGGTGGGACAGGATGCCGAAGCCGAGCCGACACCGCCCTCGGAGCCGAGCGATCTCGGTCACACGCCGACACAGAGCAGGGCCGAAGCGAACATCGAGATCCCGAATCCGCAATCGGGAGATGCCTAAGACCGATATACCGGCGCGGAGCCTGGCGGCGTGCGTCGCTCGTCGTAGCCTCGAAGCGCGGGGAGATGCTCGTGAGAGCCCAGCGCGGAAGGAACTGCTGTGGGAACCATCTATTACGGAGGGTCGGCCACTCCCATCCACATCGAAGACCGCGCGCTCGCCCACCTCAAGGTCGTGATCGCAACCAAGCTTCGACGGGGTGAGAGCTTCACGGTCACGTGGCAGCATCCCGACGAGGGCCCGCGGGGCCGGAGCACGATCTGGCTGCAGCCCTCGATTCCACTCCGCTTCGTGTTCGACGATCCGGAGCCTCCCGAGCTCAGCCGGGCGTGGATCGAAGACCTCGCCAATTCGGCGAACTCGTCGGGGGGCATCACGCTCGTCGCCGAGCACATCGACGCCGGGGCGGACGCTCCGGACGACGTGGCGCCGCAGACGGTGAGCCTGCAGCGCGACTGACCCCGGGTCGGGATGCCGCGGGAAGCGCGTCGGCCCGCGCGCGGCGATCGGTCCGTCCCGGCGCGTGCCCGAGGCATCCACACCGGGCTTCTGGGCGAGAGGCCACCCGATGGGCATAATGAGCGATGACGGGCAACCATCCCTTACGCGGAGGAGCGGAGGATGCCTTTCCACAGCATGGCGACCCTGCAGGAATGGGTCGAGGAGTTCGAGCGGCTCGGGTTCCCGACGAAGAGCTCGATCCGAGTCATGGTCCAGGACGGCGCGGACGGCGCGGACACGGGGCTCGTGGCCATGCGTCTTCCGGACTCGCCCACCGAGATCTACATCGAGCCGCCTGAGTCCCACGAGAGCGAGTGGAAGATCACTTTCGAGCCGCGGGAGGACACCGTCACTCTTGGGGCGAGCTCGGTGCAGACGCTGGCGAGGGAGCTCGCGACCCTCTCGGCGCTCTGCTCGTTCCTGCAGAACAAGTCCGACGGCTTCCCCCGGCCGGGGGACGGAA
This genomic interval from Microbacterium sp. 4R-513 contains the following:
- a CDS encoding glycoside hydrolase family 15 protein translates to MSRPAEPTPIADYAMVGDLHAAALISTWGSIDWLCLPRFDSPAFFAALLDSGDAGRWALSPSDDAGEVVDVSRSYLPGTFVLLTRWQTAEGEAEVWDFMPLGDQRPNLVRRIRGVRGTVRFREEFAIRFDYGAAIPWLRQTRYSDEPALLATAGPSTVIRRGPQLRPVGHTHVGEYDVGPGEVIDLVLTGYPSHRQPPPPIDVDDALQLTIDWWRDWSARSEPPSPYDDTVQRSLLVLRALTDEDTGGISAAATTSLPETDGGSRNWDYRYVWLRDAALTISVLLTHGYRAEAEEWRGWLLRAIAGDPSDVQIMYGIGGERRLHEYEIPELSGYGGAQPVRIGNAAYEQRQWDIFGEVMVALHGARAAGLAETEASWPLQQALLAFLADNWQNPDRGIWEIRGEEQYFTHSRAMVWAAFDRGVRAVREFGLPGEAEKWAALADEVRKEIFDRGFDAERKTFVQHYDSPEVDAALLQLPQIGFVEADDPRMLGTVAAIEADLMRDGLLLRYRTTSGVDGLEGEEHPFLACSFWLVEQYAASGRVRHARALMDRLTSFVNDVGLLSEQYDPIEERQMGNTPQALSHLALVRAADAIAAAEKGLSAELPNVRGESEGSQVGQDAEAEPTPPSEPSDLGHTPTQSRAEANIEIPNPQSGDA